Proteins found in one Aneurinibacillus uraniidurans genomic segment:
- a CDS encoding MinD/ParA family protein: protein MNDQAQQLREKLLRQSSAPSVLQHGSRKTKVVAVASGKGGVGKSNVALNFALGLLQEGQRVVVMDLDVGFGNIDVLLGISSQKNIVDLIDKGLSIWDIIEKGPNGLQFIAGGSGLSQIFQLDEKKLQYFFEQLALLQGYADVIILDIGAGISEKSLRFLLAADEILIVTTPEPTALTDAYALIKMTHSRKPGVCFRVVVNRAASAKEGKFVADKLSLVSRQFLGLEVFSLGFMFDDVHVTRAVKKQQPFSLAYPSSKAAHSMRDLVRSYLQQENEQKKEAGMKGFISRLRSFWK from the coding sequence ATGAATGACCAAGCACAGCAGCTTCGTGAAAAATTGCTTCGGCAATCATCTGCCCCATCTGTTTTGCAGCATGGTAGCCGCAAAACAAAAGTAGTGGCAGTGGCAAGTGGAAAAGGCGGAGTAGGAAAATCAAACGTTGCCCTTAACTTTGCACTAGGCTTATTACAAGAAGGACAACGTGTTGTTGTGATGGATTTAGACGTTGGGTTTGGAAATATTGATGTTCTTTTAGGTATTTCTTCACAAAAAAATATTGTTGATCTCATAGACAAAGGTCTCTCTATCTGGGATATTATTGAGAAGGGGCCGAATGGACTACAGTTTATAGCTGGTGGGTCTGGGCTGTCGCAAATTTTTCAGTTGGATGAGAAGAAGCTGCAGTATTTTTTTGAACAGCTAGCCTTGCTCCAGGGCTATGCAGATGTCATCATTTTAGACATAGGGGCGGGGATATCAGAGAAGTCGCTGCGTTTTTTGCTGGCGGCTGATGAGATTCTGATTGTAACAACCCCAGAACCGACTGCACTAACGGACGCATATGCCTTAATTAAAATGACGCATAGTCGTAAACCAGGTGTATGTTTTCGAGTTGTTGTCAATCGGGCAGCTAGTGCAAAAGAAGGGAAGTTTGTGGCGGATAAACTTTCTCTTGTTTCTCGACAGTTCCTTGGTTTGGAAGTTTTCTCGCTGGGATTTATGTTTGATGATGTTCATGTTACGAGAGCTGTGAAAAAACAGCAGCCATTCTCTCTAGCGTATCCTTCTAGTAAAGCCGCCCATAGTATGCGGGACCTGGTTCGCTCTTATTTACAGCAAGAAAACGAACAGAAAAAAGAAGCAGGTATGAAAGGGTTTATTTCACGTTTGCGCTCGTTTTGGAAATAA
- the flhF gene encoding flagellar biosynthesis protein FlhF: MRVKKYIVDSMSDALEQIRSELGKDAIILNTKPVKTGGFLGMFRKKQIEVIAAIDPNSEKQRPRRVDAARTMPSPSLVPAVSPPIEVVPVSTVDSGKKDSGAVDFSSILQQKAVQENIAPVPEVNVQVLTKEIGDMRTMLWKLMMTDEKASAMPPVFMTIRQRLQKQEVEDDIIVSLFERVMKHLSPEELGQETKVWAEVSKQLTAWMDESQSAQGPLSQQATFVSFVGPTGVGKTTTLAKLAAASVLQHKRKVGMITSDTYRIAAVEQLKTYANILNVPLKVIYAAEELPQTIERLTGCDLIFMDTAGRNYRNKEYVEEVNNLLVAHQPIETFLVVSLTAKYEDIQAVAESFRHVPIQKVIFTKVDETRSYGAIVNLVLKRKLSLSYFANGQNVPDDIEQATSERVVSLVLGDREHE, translated from the coding sequence ATGCGCGTCAAAAAATACATCGTGGATTCTATGTCGGATGCGTTGGAACAAATACGCTCCGAATTAGGAAAAGATGCGATTATTTTAAATACAAAGCCAGTAAAGACCGGTGGATTTCTGGGGATGTTTCGAAAAAAACAAATTGAAGTGATTGCTGCAATAGATCCGAATTCCGAAAAACAGCGCCCGCGTCGGGTAGACGCGGCAAGGACAATGCCATCACCATCACTTGTACCAGCTGTCTCTCCTCCGATCGAGGTTGTGCCTGTATCGACAGTAGACTCCGGTAAGAAAGACAGTGGGGCAGTCGATTTTTCTTCTATCCTCCAGCAAAAAGCTGTGCAGGAAAATATCGCGCCGGTACCAGAAGTAAACGTTCAGGTACTGACAAAAGAGATCGGCGATATGAGAACCATGCTTTGGAAGTTGATGATGACAGATGAGAAAGCATCTGCCATGCCACCGGTTTTTATGACCATTCGTCAGCGCCTGCAAAAGCAGGAAGTAGAAGATGACATTATTGTTTCCTTGTTTGAGAGAGTAATGAAGCATTTATCACCGGAAGAATTAGGCCAGGAAACAAAGGTGTGGGCAGAAGTTAGCAAACAACTTACTGCTTGGATGGATGAATCCCAGTCCGCACAAGGACCATTGAGTCAGCAGGCGACGTTTGTCAGTTTTGTGGGACCGACTGGTGTAGGAAAAACAACGACGCTTGCCAAGTTAGCAGCTGCTAGTGTATTGCAGCATAAGCGGAAAGTTGGAATGATTACATCTGATACATATCGAATTGCGGCTGTTGAACAGTTAAAAACATATGCTAATATTTTGAATGTTCCACTGAAAGTTATATATGCGGCAGAAGAGCTCCCACAGACAATTGAGCGTTTGACTGGTTGTGATCTGATTTTTATGGATACAGCTGGCCGGAATTATCGCAACAAAGAATATGTGGAAGAGGTTAATAATCTACTTGTAGCTCATCAGCCGATTGAAACGTTTCTTGTAGTAAGCTTGACTGCAAAGTATGAAGACATTCAAGCGGTGGCTGAAAGCTTTAGACATGTACCCATCCAGAAAGTCATTTTTACAAAGGTAGATGAGACACGTTCATATGGAGCTATTGTGAATCTTGTGCTGAAGCGGAAGCTTTCTCTTTCATACTTTGCAAACGGACAAAACGTTCCAGATGATATTGAACAGGCAACATCTGAACGGGTTGTTTCTCTGGTGTTAGGGGATCGTGAACATGAATGA